Part of the Tenacibaculum sp. SZ-18 genome, TAAATTCTCAGCAATCATTTGTGCAGAACGACCTTCAATATGATGCCTTTCTAACATATGAACTAACTTTCCATCTTTAAATAAAGCAACTGCAGGTGAAGATGGAGGAAAAGGAATCATATATTCACGAGCTTTGGCTGTTGATTCTTTTTCTACACCAGCGAAAACTGTTGTTAAATGATCAGGTTTTTTATCTCCTTGAATTGATGCTATTGTACCAGGTCTTGCAGTACCTGCTGCACAACCACAAACAGAATTTACCATTACCAAAGTAGTTCCTTGTTTTGCTAAAGCAGAGTCAACATCTTCAGCACTATATAAAGCTTCAAAACCAGCATCTATTAATTGATCACGCATAGGTTTTACTAATTCTTCTGGATACATATAAATTATCTTTTTTAGGTTACAAATATACTTATAATCTCATTATATTTGAAATTATTAAAGAATTAGAAATGGGAAATTT contains:
- a CDS encoding BrxA/BrxB family bacilliredoxin; its protein translation is MYPEELVKPMRDQLIDAGFEALYSAEDVDSALAKQGTTLVMVNSVCGCAAGTARPGTIASIQGDKKPDHLTTVFAGVEKESTAKAREYMIPFPPSSPAVALFKDGKLVHMLERHHIEGRSAQMIAENLSQAYDEFC